A single region of the Populus nigra chromosome 2, ddPopNigr1.1, whole genome shotgun sequence genome encodes:
- the LOC133682662 gene encoding nuclear pore complex protein NUP62 isoform X1, giving the protein MSGFPFSSSSTQSSPFSPATGFSFGSSPAPSTTNTPPSFGFNTSSAPATGFSFGSSSAPFTTTAPPSFGSNTSSAPATGFSFGSSSAPSTTTTPPSFGSNTSSAPSLSFSSSNTFTSTPSSTLSGSSASTSSPFSFATASSSTSTTPSLFGSLSAASISPNPLFGSASSSTANASSSFGTTTSSSSSPAPSPLFGTSTGSSLFGTTSSSVLFGSTSSSATSATPLFGTSSPSPLFGSTSSTTTSASPLFGTSSPSPLSGSTSSTTTSASPLFGTSSPSPLSGSTSSTTTSASPLFGTRSPAPLFGSTSSTATSASPLFGTGASSTPSSFGTPSSASSTGSSLFGNSLSTTSSAPSLFGSSSSSTASTTSTTTNSYGSSSSFSNASSAPSFSAGFSFPKTTTASAPTTASTAAISSTPAPSTTTSFSFGTQPSALSQPSLFGNAASSSSVKSTTVSPLFSTVTTTTASTPASGATEVTSTSTSSTTSGLSLPAFGMTSGTTAGTGAAASSSGSAGFSFSGFPSATTSVAASSGTTASSFTGFSLSSISPAPTSKSQTQPASSSAPLLSVPASTAAPTTTSSTTAQTSSLGVASTSGTSSSVSTALTATPKLPSEITGKTVEEIIKEWNAELQERTGKFRKQATAIAEWDKRILQNRDVLLRLEIEVAKVVETQANLERKLELIETHQQEVDKALQSIEEEAERIYKDERGSLLDDEAASTRDAMYEQAEFIEREMEQMTEQIKSVIQTVNANQGGELDAIDGMTPLDMVVRILNNQLSSLMWIDEKAEEFSSRIQKLANQGSAADRQFLGLKF; this is encoded by the exons ATGTCAGGCTTCCCCTTCTCCTCTTCCTCTACACAATCCTCCCCTTTCTCCCCTGCCACCGGATTCTCATTCGGATCTTCCCCCGCTCCCTCCACCACCAACACACCCCCCTCCTTCGGCTTCAACACCTCCTCCGCCCCTGCCACCGGATTCTCATTCGGATCTTCCTCCGCTCCCTTCACCACCACCGCACCCCCCTCCTTCGGCTCCAACACCTCCTCCGCCCCTGCCACCGGATTCTCATTTGGATCTTCCTCCGCtccctccaccaccaccacaccCCCTTCCTTCGGCTCCAACACCTCCTCCGCCCCTTCCTTGTCCTTTTCCTCCTCTAATACCTTCACCTCCACTCCCTCTTCCACCCTGTCTGGCTCATCAGCTTCAACTTCTTCCCCATTCTCCTTTGCAACAGCCTCATCCTCCACAAGTACAACTCCATCCCTGTTTGGCTCTCTCTCTGCCGCCTCCATTTCCCCTAATCCCTTGTTTGGCTCCGCTTCTTCTTCTACGGCAAACGCAAGTTCCTCCTTTGGCACAActacttcatcatcatcatcacccgCTCCTTCGCCTCTGTTTGGAACAAGTACAGGCTCATCCTTGTTCGGAACAACTTCATCCTCAGTCTTGTTTGGCTCAACTTCCTCCTCCGCAACTTCCGCTACGCCGCTGTTTGGCACAAGCTCACCCTCGCCCTTGTTTGGCTCAACTTCCTCCACAACTACTTCCGCTTCGCCTCTGTTTGGCACAAGTTCACCCTCTCCCTTGTCTGGATCAACTTCCTCCACAACTACTTCCGCTTCGCCTCTGTTTGGCACAAGTTCACCCTCTCCCTTGTCTGGATCAACTTCCTCCACAACTACTTCCGCTTCGCCTCTGTTTGGCACACGTTCACCCGCTCCCTTGTTTGGATCCACTTCCTCCACAGCTACTTCCGCTTCTCCTCTGTTCGGAACGGGTGCCTCTTCTACTCCATCCTCATTCGGTACACCTTCATCCGCATCAAGTACAGGTTCATCCttgtttggcaactctctgTCCACCACAAGTTCTGCGCCGTCTCTGTttggatcatcatcatcatctactGCTTCAACCACCAGCACCACTACTAATTCGTAtggttcttcatcttctttctctAATGCAAGCTCTGCTCCAAGCTTCTCTGCCGGATTTTCTTTCCCAAAAACCACCACAGCTTCAGCACCGACTACTGCTAGTACTGCTGCTATCTCATCCACGCCAGCTCCTTCAACGACAACTTCTTTCTCGTTTGGGACGCAGCCATCAGCGCTTTCACAACCTTCATTATTTGGCAACGCAGCCTCTTCGTCATCGGTGAAATCCACAACTGTATCGCCGTTGTTTTCTACAGTTACTACTACAACTGCTTCTACTCCAGCTAGTGGTGCTACTGAAGTTACTTCTACTAGTACTAGCAGTACTACTTCGGGGTTGAGTTTGCCTGCATTTGGTATGACTTCAGGAACTACAGCTGGGACAGgtgctgctgcttcttcttctggcTCTGCGGGGTTTTCTTTTTCAGGTTTTCCTTCTGCTACAACTAGTGTGGCTGCGTCTTCAGGGACTACTGCTAGCTCGTTTACTGGATTTTCATTGTCCAGCATATCACCGGCGCCTacttcaaaatcacaaactcAACCGGCTAGTAGTTCTGCGCCTCTACTCA GTGTCCCTGCTTCAACTGCTGCACCTACAACAACTTCCAGCACTACTGCTCAGACATCATCGCTTGGTGTGGCTTCCACTAGTGG GACAAGTTCAAGTGTTAGCACTGCCTTAACCGCTACACCAAAATTGCCGTCTGAGATTACAGGGAAGACTGTTGAGGAG atCATCAAAGAGTGGAATGCTGAGCTGCAAGAGCGTACTGGGAAATTTCGGAAGCAAGCTACTGCCATAGCTGAGTGGGATAAAAGGATCTTGCAAAATCGTGATGTTCTTCTTCGGCTTGAG ATTGAAGTGGCAAAAGTGGTTGAGACCCAAGCTAATTTGGAGCGAAAGTTGGAGTTAATTGAGACTCATCAACAGGag GTTGACAAGGCTTTGCAAAGTATAGAAGAAGAAGCTGAACGTATTTACAAGGATGAGCGTGGATCGCTTCTTGATGATGAAGCTGCATCGACTAGAGATGCTAT GTATGAGCAGGCTGAATTTATAGAGAGGGAAATGGAACAGATGACAGAACAGATAAAATCAGTAATTCAGACTGTCAATGCCAACCAG GGTGGTGAACTTGATGCAATTGATGGGATGACTCCATTGGACATGGTTGTCCGAATTCTCAACAATCAACTAAGTTCTTTAATGTGGATTGATGAGAAG GCTGAAGAGTTTTCTTCACGTATTCAAAAGCTTGCTAACCAAGGTTCTGCTGCTGATCGACAATTTTTGGGTTTAAAATTTTGA
- the LOC133682049 gene encoding uncharacterized protein LOC133682049, producing the protein MGGGAMHMDLIPMIQFKPSTSAIPSLPSTSTSLNFPVSVSETTASLGQSCTASSCYCQSGTCPRMLQSVIHGKDHDTRTNGVSPYNVVLGTVPSQLEVESAIASLQNFLSEVSSSGQMLLDCCGVRTLLSLGYGRVRDAFSLLQSDPSIKRLVISLASDKAIWDAVMSNEAVRKLQGSCYPAEECRKESCEEESDIAARILRWIMDITKAKIIELLDKFTLLMNEVFQPIEKEKPGEETNHNMDDKVRSSLLLSIVILLIVVVARTRGA; encoded by the exons atgggagGAGGAGCCATGCATATGGACTTAATTCCTATGATTCAATTCAAACCTTCCACTTCTGCCATCCCTTCTCTACCATCTACTTCTACTAGTCTTAACTTTCCTGTATCAGTTAGTGAAACTACTGCATCTCTTGGACAGTCTTGTACTGCTTCTTCTTGTTATTGTCAAAGTGGAACTTGTCCAAGAATGTTACAGTCTGTAATACATGGAAAAGATCATGATACAAGGACGAATGGGGTGTCTCCTTATAATGTTGTTCTAGGCACTGTGCCATCACAATTGGAAGTTGAAAGCGCCATAGCTTCCCTTCAAAA TTTTTTGAGTGAGGTTTCTTCATCTGGGCAGATGTTGTTGGACTGTTGTGGTGTTAGAACATTGCTGTCTCTTGGTTATGGAAGAGTTCGTGATGCTTTTAGCTTGCTGCAAAGTGATCCATCTATTAAG AGACTGGTGATTTCTCTAGCATCTGATAAGGCTATCTGGGATGCTGTTATGAGCAATGAGGCAGTGAGGAAGCtgcaagggtcttgctacccag CTGAAGAATGTAGGAAAGAAAGCTGCGAGGAAGAATCGGACATAGCTGCTCGCATTTTGAGGTGGATCATGGACATCACTAAAGCCAAAATTATTGAACTCCTTGATAAATTCACACTATTAATGAATGAGGTTTTTCAACCAATTGAGAAGGAAAAACCCGGAGAAGAAACCAATCATAATATGGATGACAAAGTTAGATCATCACTGCTTCTCTCCATTGTGATCCTCTTGATTGTAGTTGTGGCAAGGACTCGCGGAGCTTAA
- the LOC133682662 gene encoding nuclear pore complex protein NUP62 isoform X2, with translation MSGFPFSSSSTQSSPFSPATGFSFGSSPAPSTTNTPPSFGFNTSSAPATGFSFGSSSAPFTTTAPPSFGSNTSSAPATGFSFGSSSAPSTTTTPPSFGSNTSSAPSLSFSSSNTFTSTPSSTLSGSSASTSSPFSFATASSSTSTTPSLFGSLSAASISPNPLFGSASSSTANASSSFGTTTSSSSSPAPSPLFGTSTGSSLFGTTSSSVLFGSTSSSATSATPLFGTSSPSPLFGSTSSTTTSASPLFGTSSPSPLSGSTSSTTTSASPLFGTSSPSPLSGSTSSTTTSASPLFGTRSPAPLFGSTSSTATSASPLFGTGASSTPSSFGTPSSASSTGSSLFGNSLSTTSSAPSLFGSSSSSTASTTSTTTNSYGSSSSFSNASSAPSFSAGFSFPKTTTASAPTTASTAAISSTPAPSTTTSFSFGTQPSALSQPSLFGNAASSSSVKSTTVSPLFSTVTTTTASTPASGATEVTSTSTSSTTSGLSLPAFGMTSGTTAGTGAAASSSGSAGFSFSGFPSATTSVAASSGTTASSFTGFSLSSISPAPTSKSQTQPASSSAPLLSVPASTAAPTTTSSTTAQTSSLGVASTSGTSSSVSTALTATPKLPSEITGKTVEEIIKEWNAELQERTGKFRKQATAIAEWDKRILQNRDVLLRLEIEVAKVVETQANLERKLELIETHQQESLYAFAI, from the exons ATGTCAGGCTTCCCCTTCTCCTCTTCCTCTACACAATCCTCCCCTTTCTCCCCTGCCACCGGATTCTCATTCGGATCTTCCCCCGCTCCCTCCACCACCAACACACCCCCCTCCTTCGGCTTCAACACCTCCTCCGCCCCTGCCACCGGATTCTCATTCGGATCTTCCTCCGCTCCCTTCACCACCACCGCACCCCCCTCCTTCGGCTCCAACACCTCCTCCGCCCCTGCCACCGGATTCTCATTTGGATCTTCCTCCGCtccctccaccaccaccacaccCCCTTCCTTCGGCTCCAACACCTCCTCCGCCCCTTCCTTGTCCTTTTCCTCCTCTAATACCTTCACCTCCACTCCCTCTTCCACCCTGTCTGGCTCATCAGCTTCAACTTCTTCCCCATTCTCCTTTGCAACAGCCTCATCCTCCACAAGTACAACTCCATCCCTGTTTGGCTCTCTCTCTGCCGCCTCCATTTCCCCTAATCCCTTGTTTGGCTCCGCTTCTTCTTCTACGGCAAACGCAAGTTCCTCCTTTGGCACAActacttcatcatcatcatcacccgCTCCTTCGCCTCTGTTTGGAACAAGTACAGGCTCATCCTTGTTCGGAACAACTTCATCCTCAGTCTTGTTTGGCTCAACTTCCTCCTCCGCAACTTCCGCTACGCCGCTGTTTGGCACAAGCTCACCCTCGCCCTTGTTTGGCTCAACTTCCTCCACAACTACTTCCGCTTCGCCTCTGTTTGGCACAAGTTCACCCTCTCCCTTGTCTGGATCAACTTCCTCCACAACTACTTCCGCTTCGCCTCTGTTTGGCACAAGTTCACCCTCTCCCTTGTCTGGATCAACTTCCTCCACAACTACTTCCGCTTCGCCTCTGTTTGGCACACGTTCACCCGCTCCCTTGTTTGGATCCACTTCCTCCACAGCTACTTCCGCTTCTCCTCTGTTCGGAACGGGTGCCTCTTCTACTCCATCCTCATTCGGTACACCTTCATCCGCATCAAGTACAGGTTCATCCttgtttggcaactctctgTCCACCACAAGTTCTGCGCCGTCTCTGTttggatcatcatcatcatctactGCTTCAACCACCAGCACCACTACTAATTCGTAtggttcttcatcttctttctctAATGCAAGCTCTGCTCCAAGCTTCTCTGCCGGATTTTCTTTCCCAAAAACCACCACAGCTTCAGCACCGACTACTGCTAGTACTGCTGCTATCTCATCCACGCCAGCTCCTTCAACGACAACTTCTTTCTCGTTTGGGACGCAGCCATCAGCGCTTTCACAACCTTCATTATTTGGCAACGCAGCCTCTTCGTCATCGGTGAAATCCACAACTGTATCGCCGTTGTTTTCTACAGTTACTACTACAACTGCTTCTACTCCAGCTAGTGGTGCTACTGAAGTTACTTCTACTAGTACTAGCAGTACTACTTCGGGGTTGAGTTTGCCTGCATTTGGTATGACTTCAGGAACTACAGCTGGGACAGgtgctgctgcttcttcttctggcTCTGCGGGGTTTTCTTTTTCAGGTTTTCCTTCTGCTACAACTAGTGTGGCTGCGTCTTCAGGGACTACTGCTAGCTCGTTTACTGGATTTTCATTGTCCAGCATATCACCGGCGCCTacttcaaaatcacaaactcAACCGGCTAGTAGTTCTGCGCCTCTACTCA GTGTCCCTGCTTCAACTGCTGCACCTACAACAACTTCCAGCACTACTGCTCAGACATCATCGCTTGGTGTGGCTTCCACTAGTGG GACAAGTTCAAGTGTTAGCACTGCCTTAACCGCTACACCAAAATTGCCGTCTGAGATTACAGGGAAGACTGTTGAGGAG atCATCAAAGAGTGGAATGCTGAGCTGCAAGAGCGTACTGGGAAATTTCGGAAGCAAGCTACTGCCATAGCTGAGTGGGATAAAAGGATCTTGCAAAATCGTGATGTTCTTCTTCGGCTTGAG ATTGAAGTGGCAAAAGTGGTTGAGACCCAAGCTAATTTGGAGCGAAAGTTGGAGTTAATTGAGACTCATCAACAGGag AGTTTGTATGCTTTCGCAATATGA